Proteins from a single region of Orcinus orca chromosome 20, mOrcOrc1.1, whole genome shotgun sequence:
- the LOC101273502 gene encoding zinc finger protein 585A isoform X6, which produces MTMPANWTSHQKSLGLAPEEHGSSCEGIKFLKQRFSCWSKERSHGHCRVRAHIRAVQERNYGAIINVEKSSAINKYPVNIRKVILGQNLMNVLNLEISSPRSHNSRHQRIHTGEKLYECSECGKGFSYNSDLSIHQKIHTGERHHECSDCGKAFTQKSTLKMHQKIHTGERSYICIECGQAFIQKTHLIAHRRIHTGEKPYECSNCGKSFISKSQLQVHQRTHTRMKPSICNEYGKVFNNSSNLNTHKKVQMREKSSICTECGKAFTYRSELIIHQRIHTGEKPYECSDCGKAFTQKSALTVHQRIHTGEKSYICMKCGLAFIQKAHLIAHQIIHTGEKPYKCGNCGKSFTSKSQLHVHKRIHTGEKPYMCTKCGKAFTNRSNLITHQKTHTGEKSYICPKCGKAFTQRSDLITHQRIHTGEKPYECNTCGKAFTQKSHLNIHQKIHTGERQYECHECGKAFNQKSILIVHQKIHTGEKPYVCTECGRAFIRKSNFITHQRIHTGEKPYECNDCGKSFTSKSQLLVHRPIHTGEKPYVCAICGKAFSGRSNLSKHQKTHTGEKPYICSECGKTFRQKSELIIHHRIHTGEKPYECSDCGKSFTKKSQLQVHQRIHTGEKPYVCAECGKAFTDRSNLNKHQTTHTGDKPYKCVVCGKGFVQKSVLSMHQSIHT; this is translated from the exons GGTATCAAGTTCCTGAAACAGAGGTTTTCATGTTGGAGCAAGGAAAGGAGCCATGGGCACTGCAGGGTGAGAGCCCACATCAGAGCTGTCCAG GAGAGAAATTATGGGGCCATAATCAATGTGGAAAAATCCTCAGCTATAAACAAGTACCCTGTCAACATCAGAAAAGTCATACTGGGGCAAAATCTTATGAATGTGCTGAATTTGGAAATATCTTCACCCAGAAGTCACAACTCAAG GCATcaaagaattcatactggagaaaaactctatgaatgcagtgaatgtgggaaaggcTTCTCTTATAACTCAGATCTTAGTATACATCAgaaaattcatactggagagagacACCATGAGTGCAGTGATTGTGGCAAAGCATTCACGCAGAAGTCCACACTCAAGATGCATCAGAAAATTCATACAGGCGAGAGATCCTATATATGTATTGAATGTGGACAGGCCTTCATCCAGAAGACACACTTGATTGCGCACCgaagaattcatactggagaaaaaccatatgaatgCAGTAACTGTGGGAAGTCCTTCATTTCCAAGTCACAACTGCAGGTACACCAACGAACTCACACAAGAATGAAACCGTCTATATGCAACGAATATGGGAAGGTTTTCAACAATAGTTCCAATCTCAATACACATAAGAAAGTACAAATGAGAGAGAAATCTTCCATATGTACTGAATGTGGTAAGGCCTTTACGTACAGGTCAGAGTTGATTatacatcagagaattcacaccggagagaaaccttatgaatgcAGTGATTGTGGAAAAGCCTTCACTCAGAAGTCAGCACTCACAgtgcatcagagaattcatacaggagaaaaatcatatatatgcATGAAATGTGGGCTAGCCTTCATCCAGAAGGCACACTTGATTGCCCATCAAATAattcatacaggagagaaaccttataaatGTGGTAATTGTGGGAAATCCTTTACTTCCAAGTCACAACTTCACGTGCATAAACgaattcacacaggagagaaaccttataTGTGCACTAAATGTGGGAAGGCATTTACCAACAGGTCAAATCTCATTACACATCAGAAAACTCATACAGGAGAGAAATCCTATATATGTCCTAAATGTGGCAAGGCCTTCACACAAAGGTCAGACTTGATTacacatcagagaattcatactggggaGAAACCTTATGAATGCAATACCTGTGGAAAAGCCTTCACCCAGAAGTCACACCTCAATATACACCAGAAAATTCACACTGGAGAGAGACAATATGAATGccatgaatgtgggaaagccttcaacCAGAAATCAATACTCATTGTGCATCAGAAAattcatacaggagagaaaccctatgtgTGCACTGAGTGTGGAAGAGCCTTCATCCGGAAGTCAAACTTTATTactcatcagagaattcatactggggaGAAACCTTATGAATGCAATGATTGTGGGAAATCTTTCACCTCCAAGTCTCAGCTCCTGGTGCATCGACCAATTCAcacaggagaaaaaccatatgtgtgtgctatatgtgggaaagcctttagtgGCAGGTCAAATCTCAGTAAACATCAGAAAACTCATACCGGAGAAAAGCCCTACATTTGTTCTGAATGTGGAAAGACTTTCAGACAAAAGTCAGAACTGATTATACATCATAGGATTCATACcggagagaaaccttatgaatgcAGTGACTGTGGTAAATCGTTCACTAAGAAATCACAGCTCCAAGTGCATCAACgaattcacacaggagagaagcctTATGTGTGTGCTgagtgtgggaaggccttcaCTGACAGATCAAATTTGAACAAACACCAGACAACACACACTGGAGACAAACCCTATAAGTGTGTAGTCTGTGGGAAAGGCTTTGTTCAGAAATCAGTTCTCAGCATGCATCAGAGTATTCACACTTGA
- the LOC101273502 gene encoding zinc finger protein 585A isoform X1 — protein MTMPANWTSHQKSLGLAPEEHGSSCEGSVSFRDVAVDFSREEWQQLDLDQKNLYRDVMLETYSHLLSVGYQVPETEVFMLEQGKEPWALQGESPHQSCPEELWQIDDQIESYQQREKSLRDVAFIKKILTIKRDYEYKDRKIIHVSQNIPFPKRPHQCDLYGSALSHNLDLHSHNRNSGSKNINKITEYGKISSCTKHECTPTGEKLWGHNQCGKILSYKQVPCQHQKSHTGAKSYECAEFGNIFTQKSQLKVHLKVHTGEKLYVCIDCGKAFVQKPEFITHQRTHTREKPYKCSECGKAFFQVSSLFRHQRIHTGEKLYECSECGKGFSYNSDLSIHQKIHTGERHHECSDCGKAFTQKSTLKMHQKIHTGERSYICIECGQAFIQKTHLIAHRRIHTGEKPYECSNCGKSFISKSQLQVHQRTHTRMKPSICNEYGKVFNNSSNLNTHKKVQMREKSSICTECGKAFTYRSELIIHQRIHTGEKPYECSDCGKAFTQKSALTVHQRIHTGEKSYICMKCGLAFIQKAHLIAHQIIHTGEKPYKCGNCGKSFTSKSQLHVHKRIHTGEKPYMCTKCGKAFTNRSNLITHQKTHTGEKSYICPKCGKAFTQRSDLITHQRIHTGEKPYECNTCGKAFTQKSHLNIHQKIHTGERQYECHECGKAFNQKSILIVHQKIHTGEKPYVCTECGRAFIRKSNFITHQRIHTGEKPYECNDCGKSFTSKSQLLVHRPIHTGEKPYVCAICGKAFSGRSNLSKHQKTHTGEKPYICSECGKTFRQKSELIIHHRIHTGEKPYECSDCGKSFTKKSQLQVHQRIHTGEKPYVCAECGKAFTDRSNLNKHQTTHTGDKPYKCVVCGKGFVQKSVLSMHQSIHT, from the exons GGATCAGTGTCCTTCAGGGATGTGGCTGTAGATTTCAGCAGAGAGGAGTGGCAGCAGCTAGACCTTGATCAGAAAAACCTGTACCGGGATGTGATGCTGGAGACCTATAGCCACCTGCTCTCAGTAG GGTATCAAGTTCCTGAAACAGAGGTTTTCATGTTGGAGCAAGGAAAGGAGCCATGGGCACTGCAGGGTGAGAGCCCACATCAGAGCTGTCCAG AAGAATTGTGGCAGATTGATGACCAGATAGAGAGCtatcaacaaagagaaaaatctttaagAGATGTTGCTTTCATCAAGAAAATATTGACTATAAAGAGGGATTATgaatataaagacagaaaaataattcatgtgAGCCAAAACATTCCTTTCCCAAAGAGACCTCATCAGTGTGACTTATATGGAAGTGCTTTAAGCCATAATTTAGATTTACACAGTCATAATAGAAACAGTGGATCAAAGAACATTAATAAGATTACTGAATATGGTAAAATTTCTTCCTGTACTAAACATGAGTGTACTCCAACAGGAGAGAAATTATGGGGCCATAATCAATGTGGAAAAATCCTCAGCTATAAACAAGTACCCTGTCAACATCAGAAAAGTCATACTGGGGCAAAATCTTATGAATGTGCTGAATTTGGAAATATCTTCACCCAGAAGTCACAACTCAAGGTACATCTGAAAGTGCATACAGGAGAAaaactgtatgtatgtattgaCTGTGGGAAGGCTTTTGTACAGAAGCCAGAATTCATTACACATCAGAGAACTCATACTAGAGAGAAGCCCTataagtgcagtgaatgtgggaaagcctttttCCAAGTATCTTCTCTTTTCAGGCATcaaagaattcatactggagaaaaactctatgaatgcagtgaatgtgggaaaggcTTCTCTTATAACTCAGATCTTAGTATACATCAgaaaattcatactggagagagacACCATGAGTGCAGTGATTGTGGCAAAGCATTCACGCAGAAGTCCACACTCAAGATGCATCAGAAAATTCATACAGGCGAGAGATCCTATATATGTATTGAATGTGGACAGGCCTTCATCCAGAAGACACACTTGATTGCGCACCgaagaattcatactggagaaaaaccatatgaatgCAGTAACTGTGGGAAGTCCTTCATTTCCAAGTCACAACTGCAGGTACACCAACGAACTCACACAAGAATGAAACCGTCTATATGCAACGAATATGGGAAGGTTTTCAACAATAGTTCCAATCTCAATACACATAAGAAAGTACAAATGAGAGAGAAATCTTCCATATGTACTGAATGTGGTAAGGCCTTTACGTACAGGTCAGAGTTGATTatacatcagagaattcacaccggagagaaaccttatgaatgcAGTGATTGTGGAAAAGCCTTCACTCAGAAGTCAGCACTCACAgtgcatcagagaattcatacaggagaaaaatcatatatatgcATGAAATGTGGGCTAGCCTTCATCCAGAAGGCACACTTGATTGCCCATCAAATAattcatacaggagagaaaccttataaatGTGGTAATTGTGGGAAATCCTTTACTTCCAAGTCACAACTTCACGTGCATAAACgaattcacacaggagagaaaccttataTGTGCACTAAATGTGGGAAGGCATTTACCAACAGGTCAAATCTCATTACACATCAGAAAACTCATACAGGAGAGAAATCCTATATATGTCCTAAATGTGGCAAGGCCTTCACACAAAGGTCAGACTTGATTacacatcagagaattcatactggggaGAAACCTTATGAATGCAATACCTGTGGAAAAGCCTTCACCCAGAAGTCACACCTCAATATACACCAGAAAATTCACACTGGAGAGAGACAATATGAATGccatgaatgtgggaaagccttcaacCAGAAATCAATACTCATTGTGCATCAGAAAattcatacaggagagaaaccctatgtgTGCACTGAGTGTGGAAGAGCCTTCATCCGGAAGTCAAACTTTATTactcatcagagaattcatactggggaGAAACCTTATGAATGCAATGATTGTGGGAAATCTTTCACCTCCAAGTCTCAGCTCCTGGTGCATCGACCAATTCAcacaggagaaaaaccatatgtgtgtgctatatgtgggaaagcctttagtgGCAGGTCAAATCTCAGTAAACATCAGAAAACTCATACCGGAGAAAAGCCCTACATTTGTTCTGAATGTGGAAAGACTTTCAGACAAAAGTCAGAACTGATTATACATCATAGGATTCATACcggagagaaaccttatgaatgcAGTGACTGTGGTAAATCGTTCACTAAGAAATCACAGCTCCAAGTGCATCAACgaattcacacaggagagaagcctTATGTGTGTGCTgagtgtgggaaggccttcaCTGACAGATCAAATTTGAACAAACACCAGACAACACACACTGGAGACAAACCCTATAAGTGTGTAGTCTGTGGGAAAGGCTTTGTTCAGAAATCAGTTCTCAGCATGCATCAGAGTATTCACACTTGA
- the LOC101273502 gene encoding zinc finger protein 585A isoform X2 — protein sequence MLETYSHLLSVGYQVPETEVFMLEQGKEPWALQGESPHQSCPEELWQIDDQIESYQQREKSLRDVAFIKKILTIKRDYEYKDRKIIHVSQNIPFPKRPHQCDLYGSALSHNLDLHSHNRNSGSKNINKITEYGKISSCTKHECTPTGEKLWGHNQCGKILSYKQVPCQHQKSHTGAKSYECAEFGNIFTQKSQLKVHLKVHTGEKLYVCIDCGKAFVQKPEFITHQRTHTREKPYKCSECGKAFFQVSSLFRHQRIHTGEKLYECSECGKGFSYNSDLSIHQKIHTGERHHECSDCGKAFTQKSTLKMHQKIHTGERSYICIECGQAFIQKTHLIAHRRIHTGEKPYECSNCGKSFISKSQLQVHQRTHTRMKPSICNEYGKVFNNSSNLNTHKKVQMREKSSICTECGKAFTYRSELIIHQRIHTGEKPYECSDCGKAFTQKSALTVHQRIHTGEKSYICMKCGLAFIQKAHLIAHQIIHTGEKPYKCGNCGKSFTSKSQLHVHKRIHTGEKPYMCTKCGKAFTNRSNLITHQKTHTGEKSYICPKCGKAFTQRSDLITHQRIHTGEKPYECNTCGKAFTQKSHLNIHQKIHTGERQYECHECGKAFNQKSILIVHQKIHTGEKPYVCTECGRAFIRKSNFITHQRIHTGEKPYECNDCGKSFTSKSQLLVHRPIHTGEKPYVCAICGKAFSGRSNLSKHQKTHTGEKPYICSECGKTFRQKSELIIHHRIHTGEKPYECSDCGKSFTKKSQLQVHQRIHTGEKPYVCAECGKAFTDRSNLNKHQTTHTGDKPYKCVVCGKGFVQKSVLSMHQSIHT from the exons ATGCTGGAGACCTATAGCCACCTGCTCTCAGTAG GGTATCAAGTTCCTGAAACAGAGGTTTTCATGTTGGAGCAAGGAAAGGAGCCATGGGCACTGCAGGGTGAGAGCCCACATCAGAGCTGTCCAG AAGAATTGTGGCAGATTGATGACCAGATAGAGAGCtatcaacaaagagaaaaatctttaagAGATGTTGCTTTCATCAAGAAAATATTGACTATAAAGAGGGATTATgaatataaagacagaaaaataattcatgtgAGCCAAAACATTCCTTTCCCAAAGAGACCTCATCAGTGTGACTTATATGGAAGTGCTTTAAGCCATAATTTAGATTTACACAGTCATAATAGAAACAGTGGATCAAAGAACATTAATAAGATTACTGAATATGGTAAAATTTCTTCCTGTACTAAACATGAGTGTACTCCAACAGGAGAGAAATTATGGGGCCATAATCAATGTGGAAAAATCCTCAGCTATAAACAAGTACCCTGTCAACATCAGAAAAGTCATACTGGGGCAAAATCTTATGAATGTGCTGAATTTGGAAATATCTTCACCCAGAAGTCACAACTCAAGGTACATCTGAAAGTGCATACAGGAGAAaaactgtatgtatgtattgaCTGTGGGAAGGCTTTTGTACAGAAGCCAGAATTCATTACACATCAGAGAACTCATACTAGAGAGAAGCCCTataagtgcagtgaatgtgggaaagcctttttCCAAGTATCTTCTCTTTTCAGGCATcaaagaattcatactggagaaaaactctatgaatgcagtgaatgtgggaaaggcTTCTCTTATAACTCAGATCTTAGTATACATCAgaaaattcatactggagagagacACCATGAGTGCAGTGATTGTGGCAAAGCATTCACGCAGAAGTCCACACTCAAGATGCATCAGAAAATTCATACAGGCGAGAGATCCTATATATGTATTGAATGTGGACAGGCCTTCATCCAGAAGACACACTTGATTGCGCACCgaagaattcatactggagaaaaaccatatgaatgCAGTAACTGTGGGAAGTCCTTCATTTCCAAGTCACAACTGCAGGTACACCAACGAACTCACACAAGAATGAAACCGTCTATATGCAACGAATATGGGAAGGTTTTCAACAATAGTTCCAATCTCAATACACATAAGAAAGTACAAATGAGAGAGAAATCTTCCATATGTACTGAATGTGGTAAGGCCTTTACGTACAGGTCAGAGTTGATTatacatcagagaattcacaccggagagaaaccttatgaatgcAGTGATTGTGGAAAAGCCTTCACTCAGAAGTCAGCACTCACAgtgcatcagagaattcatacaggagaaaaatcatatatatgcATGAAATGTGGGCTAGCCTTCATCCAGAAGGCACACTTGATTGCCCATCAAATAattcatacaggagagaaaccttataaatGTGGTAATTGTGGGAAATCCTTTACTTCCAAGTCACAACTTCACGTGCATAAACgaattcacacaggagagaaaccttataTGTGCACTAAATGTGGGAAGGCATTTACCAACAGGTCAAATCTCATTACACATCAGAAAACTCATACAGGAGAGAAATCCTATATATGTCCTAAATGTGGCAAGGCCTTCACACAAAGGTCAGACTTGATTacacatcagagaattcatactggggaGAAACCTTATGAATGCAATACCTGTGGAAAAGCCTTCACCCAGAAGTCACACCTCAATATACACCAGAAAATTCACACTGGAGAGAGACAATATGAATGccatgaatgtgggaaagccttcaacCAGAAATCAATACTCATTGTGCATCAGAAAattcatacaggagagaaaccctatgtgTGCACTGAGTGTGGAAGAGCCTTCATCCGGAAGTCAAACTTTATTactcatcagagaattcatactggggaGAAACCTTATGAATGCAATGATTGTGGGAAATCTTTCACCTCCAAGTCTCAGCTCCTGGTGCATCGACCAATTCAcacaggagaaaaaccatatgtgtgtgctatatgtgggaaagcctttagtgGCAGGTCAAATCTCAGTAAACATCAGAAAACTCATACCGGAGAAAAGCCCTACATTTGTTCTGAATGTGGAAAGACTTTCAGACAAAAGTCAGAACTGATTATACATCATAGGATTCATACcggagagaaaccttatgaatgcAGTGACTGTGGTAAATCGTTCACTAAGAAATCACAGCTCCAAGTGCATCAACgaattcacacaggagagaagcctTATGTGTGTGCTgagtgtgggaaggccttcaCTGACAGATCAAATTTGAACAAACACCAGACAACACACACTGGAGACAAACCCTATAAGTGTGTAGTCTGTGGGAAAGGCTTTGTTCAGAAATCAGTTCTCAGCATGCATCAGAGTATTCACACTTGA
- the LOC101273502 gene encoding zinc finger protein 585A isoform X3 gives MLEQGKEPWALQGESPHQSCPEELWQIDDQIESYQQREKSLRDVAFIKKILTIKRDYEYKDRKIIHVSQNIPFPKRPHQCDLYGSALSHNLDLHSHNRNSGSKNINKITEYGKISSCTKHECTPTGEKLWGHNQCGKILSYKQVPCQHQKSHTGAKSYECAEFGNIFTQKSQLKVHLKVHTGEKLYVCIDCGKAFVQKPEFITHQRTHTREKPYKCSECGKAFFQVSSLFRHQRIHTGEKLYECSECGKGFSYNSDLSIHQKIHTGERHHECSDCGKAFTQKSTLKMHQKIHTGERSYICIECGQAFIQKTHLIAHRRIHTGEKPYECSNCGKSFISKSQLQVHQRTHTRMKPSICNEYGKVFNNSSNLNTHKKVQMREKSSICTECGKAFTYRSELIIHQRIHTGEKPYECSDCGKAFTQKSALTVHQRIHTGEKSYICMKCGLAFIQKAHLIAHQIIHTGEKPYKCGNCGKSFTSKSQLHVHKRIHTGEKPYMCTKCGKAFTNRSNLITHQKTHTGEKSYICPKCGKAFTQRSDLITHQRIHTGEKPYECNTCGKAFTQKSHLNIHQKIHTGERQYECHECGKAFNQKSILIVHQKIHTGEKPYVCTECGRAFIRKSNFITHQRIHTGEKPYECNDCGKSFTSKSQLLVHRPIHTGEKPYVCAICGKAFSGRSNLSKHQKTHTGEKPYICSECGKTFRQKSELIIHHRIHTGEKPYECSDCGKSFTKKSQLQVHQRIHTGEKPYVCAECGKAFTDRSNLNKHQTTHTGDKPYKCVVCGKGFVQKSVLSMHQSIHT, from the exons ATGTTGGAGCAAGGAAAGGAGCCATGGGCACTGCAGGGTGAGAGCCCACATCAGAGCTGTCCAG AAGAATTGTGGCAGATTGATGACCAGATAGAGAGCtatcaacaaagagaaaaatctttaagAGATGTTGCTTTCATCAAGAAAATATTGACTATAAAGAGGGATTATgaatataaagacagaaaaataattcatgtgAGCCAAAACATTCCTTTCCCAAAGAGACCTCATCAGTGTGACTTATATGGAAGTGCTTTAAGCCATAATTTAGATTTACACAGTCATAATAGAAACAGTGGATCAAAGAACATTAATAAGATTACTGAATATGGTAAAATTTCTTCCTGTACTAAACATGAGTGTACTCCAACAGGAGAGAAATTATGGGGCCATAATCAATGTGGAAAAATCCTCAGCTATAAACAAGTACCCTGTCAACATCAGAAAAGTCATACTGGGGCAAAATCTTATGAATGTGCTGAATTTGGAAATATCTTCACCCAGAAGTCACAACTCAAGGTACATCTGAAAGTGCATACAGGAGAAaaactgtatgtatgtattgaCTGTGGGAAGGCTTTTGTACAGAAGCCAGAATTCATTACACATCAGAGAACTCATACTAGAGAGAAGCCCTataagtgcagtgaatgtgggaaagcctttttCCAAGTATCTTCTCTTTTCAGGCATcaaagaattcatactggagaaaaactctatgaatgcagtgaatgtgggaaaggcTTCTCTTATAACTCAGATCTTAGTATACATCAgaaaattcatactggagagagacACCATGAGTGCAGTGATTGTGGCAAAGCATTCACGCAGAAGTCCACACTCAAGATGCATCAGAAAATTCATACAGGCGAGAGATCCTATATATGTATTGAATGTGGACAGGCCTTCATCCAGAAGACACACTTGATTGCGCACCgaagaattcatactggagaaaaaccatatgaatgCAGTAACTGTGGGAAGTCCTTCATTTCCAAGTCACAACTGCAGGTACACCAACGAACTCACACAAGAATGAAACCGTCTATATGCAACGAATATGGGAAGGTTTTCAACAATAGTTCCAATCTCAATACACATAAGAAAGTACAAATGAGAGAGAAATCTTCCATATGTACTGAATGTGGTAAGGCCTTTACGTACAGGTCAGAGTTGATTatacatcagagaattcacaccggagagaaaccttatgaatgcAGTGATTGTGGAAAAGCCTTCACTCAGAAGTCAGCACTCACAgtgcatcagagaattcatacaggagaaaaatcatatatatgcATGAAATGTGGGCTAGCCTTCATCCAGAAGGCACACTTGATTGCCCATCAAATAattcatacaggagagaaaccttataaatGTGGTAATTGTGGGAAATCCTTTACTTCCAAGTCACAACTTCACGTGCATAAACgaattcacacaggagagaaaccttataTGTGCACTAAATGTGGGAAGGCATTTACCAACAGGTCAAATCTCATTACACATCAGAAAACTCATACAGGAGAGAAATCCTATATATGTCCTAAATGTGGCAAGGCCTTCACACAAAGGTCAGACTTGATTacacatcagagaattcatactggggaGAAACCTTATGAATGCAATACCTGTGGAAAAGCCTTCACCCAGAAGTCACACCTCAATATACACCAGAAAATTCACACTGGAGAGAGACAATATGAATGccatgaatgtgggaaagccttcaacCAGAAATCAATACTCATTGTGCATCAGAAAattcatacaggagagaaaccctatgtgTGCACTGAGTGTGGAAGAGCCTTCATCCGGAAGTCAAACTTTATTactcatcagagaattcatactggggaGAAACCTTATGAATGCAATGATTGTGGGAAATCTTTCACCTCCAAGTCTCAGCTCCTGGTGCATCGACCAATTCAcacaggagaaaaaccatatgtgtgtgctatatgtgggaaagcctttagtgGCAGGTCAAATCTCAGTAAACATCAGAAAACTCATACCGGAGAAAAGCCCTACATTTGTTCTGAATGTGGAAAGACTTTCAGACAAAAGTCAGAACTGATTATACATCATAGGATTCATACcggagagaaaccttatgaatgcAGTGACTGTGGTAAATCGTTCACTAAGAAATCACAGCTCCAAGTGCATCAACgaattcacacaggagagaagcctTATGTGTGTGCTgagtgtgggaaggccttcaCTGACAGATCAAATTTGAACAAACACCAGACAACACACACTGGAGACAAACCCTATAAGTGTGTAGTCTGTGGGAAAGGCTTTGTTCAGAAATCAGTTCTCAGCATGCATCAGAGTATTCACACTTGA